One Actinosynnema pretiosum DNA segment encodes these proteins:
- the pdxH gene encoding pyridoxamine 5'-phosphate oxidase produces MSEATTSITLPAMRVSYERSALGEGDLAATWHEQLQLWLDEATDAGLLEPNAMVLATADPSGRPSSRTVLAKGLDERGLVFFTNYTSAKSHDLMATRYASTTFPWYGLQRQAHVRGTVEKVSHAETTEYWESRPRGSQLGAWASPQSRVVTGRPTLESALNKVERQFTDTERVPVPPHWGGWRIRPEEVEFWQGRQDRMHDRLRFRLGRDGWETERVAP; encoded by the coding sequence ATGTCGGAAGCCACGACCAGCATCACGCTGCCGGCTATGCGAGTGTCCTACGAGCGGAGCGCGCTGGGCGAGGGCGACCTGGCCGCCACCTGGCACGAGCAGCTGCAGCTGTGGCTGGACGAGGCGACCGACGCGGGCCTGCTGGAGCCCAACGCGATGGTGCTGGCCACCGCCGACCCGAGCGGGAGGCCGTCGTCGCGGACCGTGCTGGCGAAGGGCCTGGACGAGCGCGGCCTCGTGTTCTTCACCAACTACACCTCGGCCAAGTCGCACGACCTGATGGCCACCCGCTACGCCTCCACCACGTTCCCCTGGTACGGCCTGCAGCGCCAGGCGCACGTGCGGGGCACCGTGGAGAAGGTCAGCCACGCGGAGACCACCGAGTACTGGGAGAGCCGCCCGAGGGGTTCCCAGCTGGGCGCCTGGGCCTCGCCGCAGTCACGGGTGGTGACCGGCAGGCCCACCCTGGAGTCCGCGCTCAACAAGGTCGAGCGCCAGTTCACCGACACCGAGCGCGTCCCGGTGCCGCCGCACTGGGGCGGCTGGCGCATCCGGCCCGAGGAGGTCGAGTTCTGGCAGGGCCGCCAGGACCGGATGCACGACCGGCTGCGCTTCCGCCTGGGCCGGGACGGCTGGGAGACCGAGCGCGTGGCCCCCTGA
- a CDS encoding urease accessory protein UreD: protein MKAFARLVAERNPNGRTVIREMRSATPLTLVPARGARSDAHALVHLVSSITAPLGGDDLELRITVGPGAALVLRGVAATVTLPGHRPGGSRSRVLLEVAEGGSVEHLPEPTVVTARADHEAVLEAELAEGARLRAREVLVLGRLGERPGRLTTTTSVRRGGPLLRQSLAVGDDRGGPDTVDSSPAGLAGRRVVGAEVLCWGEDPPGPVSGDWWSLVPLARGGSLATALGDTVIEVERALTGACDSHPGSSELLTRSRSRFRAQGHTLRVRSHRPGGSAQDR, encoded by the coding sequence GTGAAGGCATTCGCGCGGCTGGTCGCGGAAAGAAACCCGAATGGCCGCACGGTGATCCGCGAAATGCGGTCTGCGACGCCGTTGACGCTGGTCCCGGCGCGCGGCGCGCGTTCGGACGCGCACGCGCTGGTGCATCTGGTCAGTTCGATCACCGCGCCGCTCGGGGGCGACGACCTCGAATTGCGGATAACCGTGGGACCGGGCGCGGCGCTCGTGCTGCGCGGGGTCGCCGCGACGGTGACGCTTCCGGGGCACCGGCCGGGCGGCAGCCGGTCGCGGGTGCTGCTGGAGGTGGCGGAGGGCGGCAGCGTCGAGCACCTGCCGGAGCCGACCGTGGTGACCGCGCGCGCCGACCACGAGGCGGTGCTGGAGGCGGAGCTGGCCGAGGGCGCGCGGCTGCGGGCGCGGGAGGTGCTCGTGCTGGGGCGGCTCGGCGAGCGGCCGGGCAGGCTCACCACGACCACGTCGGTGCGGCGCGGCGGACCGCTGCTGCGGCAGTCGCTCGCGGTCGGGGACGACCGGGGCGGACCGGACACAGTGGACAGCAGCCCCGCCGGGCTCGCGGGCCGGAGGGTGGTCGGCGCGGAGGTGCTGTGCTGGGGCGAGGATCCGCCGGGACCGGTGTCGGGCGACTGGTGGTCGCTGGTGCCGCTGGCGCGCGGCGGGAGCCTGGCGACCGCGTTGGGGGACACCGTGATCGAGGTCGAACGCGCTCTCACCGGAGCGTGTGACAGCCATCCCGGTTCGAGTGAGCTGCTGACTCGATCTCGTTCACGATTCCGTGCACAGGGTCACACGCTCCGTGTCCGTTCTCACCGTCCGGGCGGTTCCGCGCAGGACCGATAA
- a CDS encoding DUF4232 domain-containing protein produces MSRTTTALVATAAILAAGASAGASASAGASPAPVAAAASAPTCRSAGLDIRFGEVQGAAGTTYREITLVNRGLRPCALRGFPGVSYVDQRGDQVGPAAERVGGPGPVLVLPRGAAATADVGFVRVGNFDPEVCHPVPVWGVRVFPPDETEPLYLPLDDEHGCADARVGSHLTVASVRS; encoded by the coding sequence ATGAGCAGAACCACCACCGCGCTCGTCGCCACGGCCGCGATCCTGGCCGCAGGGGCCTCGGCGGGCGCCTCGGCCTCGGCGGGCGCCTCCCCGGCACCGGTCGCGGCGGCGGCCTCGGCCCCCACCTGCCGCTCCGCCGGGCTCGACATCCGCTTCGGCGAGGTGCAGGGCGCGGCGGGCACCACCTACCGCGAGATCACCCTGGTCAACCGGGGGCTGCGCCCGTGCGCGCTGCGCGGGTTCCCCGGCGTGTCCTACGTGGACCAGCGGGGCGACCAGGTCGGCCCCGCCGCCGAGCGGGTCGGCGGCCCCGGCCCGGTGCTCGTGCTGCCGCGCGGCGCCGCGGCCACGGCGGACGTCGGCTTCGTCCGGGTCGGCAACTTCGACCCCGAGGTCTGCCACCCCGTGCCGGTGTGGGGCGTCCGGGTGTTCCCGCCGGACGAGACCGAGCCCCTCTACCTGCCGCTCGACGACGAGCACGGGTGCGCCGACGCCCGCGTCGGCTCTCACCTCACCGTGGCCAGCGTGCGCAGCTGA
- the ureG gene encoding urease accessory protein UreG, with translation MSADHGHGHGHAHPVNFDPTDAGRDPHEHEAPGARRAVRIGIGGPVGSGKTALTAALCRALGGRVDLAVVTNDIYTTEDADFLRRAGVLPTERIEAVQTGACPHTAIRDDITANLDAVEELEQRFPGLELVIIESGGDNLTAVFSRGLADAQVFVVDVAGGDKVPRKGGPGVTTADLLVINKTDLAPLVGADLGVMTADAHRMRGELPVIAQSLVETPDAPAVAEWVLGQLRTLATVR, from the coding sequence TTGTCAGCTGACCACGGGCACGGCCACGGCCACGCCCACCCGGTGAACTTCGACCCGACCGACGCGGGGCGCGACCCGCACGAGCACGAGGCCCCCGGCGCCCGCAGGGCGGTGCGCATCGGCATCGGCGGCCCGGTGGGCAGCGGCAAGACCGCGCTGACCGCCGCGCTGTGCCGGGCGCTCGGCGGGCGGGTCGACCTGGCCGTGGTGACCAACGACATCTACACCACCGAGGACGCCGACTTCCTGCGCAGGGCGGGCGTGCTGCCGACCGAGCGGATCGAGGCGGTGCAGACCGGGGCGTGCCCGCACACCGCGATCCGGGACGACATCACCGCGAACCTGGACGCGGTGGAGGAGCTGGAGCAGCGGTTCCCCGGACTGGAGCTGGTGATCATCGAGAGCGGCGGGGACAACCTGACGGCGGTGTTCAGCCGGGGCCTGGCCGACGCGCAGGTGTTCGTGGTGGACGTGGCGGGCGGCGACAAGGTGCCGCGCAAGGGCGGGCCGGGGGTGACCACCGCGGACCTGCTGGTGATCAACAAGACCGACCTGGCCCCGCTCGTGGGCGCCGACCTCGGTGTCATGACGGCCGACGCCCACCGGATGCGCGGGGAGCTGCCGGTGATCGCCCAATCGCTGGTCGAGACGCCGGACGCCCCCGCGGTGGCGGAGTGGGTGCTGGGTCAGCTGCGCACGCTGGCCACGGTGAGGTGA